The following coding sequences are from one Candidatus Dependentiae bacterium window:
- a CDS encoding TonB C-terminal domain-containing protein, which yields MLLWQHKSMLKFSFCLQLLFLVFLFHLFILVLVFVQSTIDVDDLHIIASKQYELGADVMIIPFKKIVEQPIEQKKVSLESLPEKTTLVKELKPVVQKKEITKKVESKVDKVDIKKPFDKITSSQDVAAQEKAGEKEMPKKEEIKKDIETKSSKQKEQLSISKQFQQVVSKPQPQQIGTRQLQTMHVQRAIAQQVQTHWQPPAGFADDAQVTLAIELNYKGEVADIDVIESSQILVFDIHARSAVYAMDFPRACWGKKITITFKQ from the coding sequence ATGTTGCTTTGGCAACACAAAAGCATGCTTAAATTTAGCTTTTGTTTACAACTTTTATTTTTAGTTTTTTTATTTCATCTCTTTATATTGGTGCTCGTTTTTGTGCAAAGTACCATTGATGTTGATGATCTACATATTATTGCATCTAAACAGTATGAATTAGGTGCAGATGTTATGATTATTCCATTTAAAAAAATCGTTGAACAACCTATAGAACAAAAAAAAGTATCTTTAGAATCATTACCTGAAAAAACAACTTTAGTAAAAGAACTAAAACCGGTAGTGCAAAAAAAAGAGATAACAAAAAAAGTCGAATCAAAAGTAGATAAAGTTGATATTAAAAAACCCTTCGACAAGATTACGTCTTCACAAGATGTCGCCGCACAAGAAAAGGCAGGCGAAAAAGAGATGCCCAAAAAAGAGGAAATAAAAAAAGATATTGAAACAAAATCCAGCAAACAAAAAGAGCAATTGTCGATAAGCAAGCAATTTCAACAAGTTGTTTCAAAACCTCAGCCACAACAAATAGGTACAAGACAGCTGCAGACTATGCATGTTCAGCGCGCTATTGCGCAACAAGTACAGACACATTGGCAACCGCCGGCAGGATTTGCAGATGATGCACAGGTCACTTTAGCAATTGAGCTTAACTATAAAGGTGAAGTTGCTGATATCGATGTGATTGAAAGTTCACAGATATTGGTATTTGATATTCATGCACGTAGTGCCGTGTATGCAATGGATTTTCCACGAGCATGTTGGGGCAAAAAAATAACTATTACCTTCAAACAGTAG
- a CDS encoding biopolymer transporter ExbD codes for MRNRRMRRPRKMIEDLPLTPLIDTALTLLIIFMITSPMMHNAIKVNLPQGQAKEDAALKQDLVVYIDKDGHIYLNENRTSLEQIVADLSQDALNKSEGTVYVKADKDVHYGCVIQTVDKLKVAGGVRYVALATQKHA; via the coding sequence ATGCGTAATCGTCGTATGCGCCGTCCGCGCAAAATGATTGAAGATTTGCCATTGACTCCTTTGATTGATACTGCATTGACATTACTTATTATTTTTATGATTACCTCTCCGATGATGCATAATGCTATTAAGGTAAACTTGCCTCAAGGCCAGGCAAAAGAGGATGCAGCACTCAAGCAGGATCTTGTGGTATACATTGATAAAGATGGTCATATTTATTTAAATGAAAATCGAACGTCACTTGAGCAAATAGTTGCAGATTTATCACAAGATGCACTTAATAAAAGTGAAGGCACTGTGTATGTGAAAGCTGATAAAGATGTGCATTATGGATGTGTCATTCAAACAGTAGATAAGCTTAAAGTTGCCGGAGGAGTGCGCTATGTTGCTTTGGCAACACAAAAGCATGCTTAA
- a CDS encoding MotA/TolQ/ExbB proton channel family protein, translating to MFGKMFSSPLWHLMVQADSITRVVLLILLCMSIMCWSVFVYKLILMRLKKRHMKRAFSYIRHVGTMEDLVLVTDKCTGTTPGYFLSNNMQFLKSLIELGSKQGTGKLGVAQWERLQDSLYFTIDEIVHHEESMLWILSTSAGAATLLGLFGTVWGLVHSFVSISEKQTADIATVAPGIAEALVTTLAGLMVAIPALIMFNYLNTQVRRMEQQLHVMVQKFNRIIQIMFVC from the coding sequence ATGTTTGGAAAAATGTTTTCAAGTCCGTTATGGCATTTAATGGTGCAAGCAGATAGTATAACTCGTGTAGTATTGCTTATATTGTTATGTATGTCGATTATGTGTTGGTCAGTATTTGTATATAAATTGATTTTAATGCGTCTGAAAAAAAGGCACATGAAGCGTGCGTTTTCATATATTCGTCATGTAGGCACGATGGAAGATTTGGTGTTGGTGACTGATAAATGTACCGGTACAACTCCCGGTTATTTTTTAAGCAATAACATGCAATTTTTAAAATCATTAATTGAGTTAGGCAGCAAACAAGGTACCGGTAAATTGGGCGTTGCTCAATGGGAACGTTTGCAAGATAGTCTTTATTTCACCATTGATGAAATTGTGCATCATGAAGAAAGTATGTTATGGATATTATCAACTTCGGCCGGTGCTGCAACATTGCTTGGTCTTTTTGGAACGGTTTGGGGATTGGTACATTCATTTGTGAGTATTAGTGAAAAACAGACTGCAGATATTGCCACTGTTGCTCCCGGTATTGCAGAAGCATTGGTAACGACCTTGGCCGGTTTGATGGTTGCGATTCCGGCATTGATCATGTTTAATTATTTGAACACCCAAGTGCGTCGTATGGAACAACAATTGCACGTGATGGTGCAAAAATTTAATCGCATTATTCAAATCATGTTTGTTTGTTAA
- a CDS encoding HD domain-containing protein, producing MKFNKNIKIIQKDLELIYAKYPKLTPILNAIDAAGGTAYFVGGMVRDLLLQRPVKDVDIEIHGLSSKQVEQVLQQFGVVDLVGKSFGVFKLYGVDVDWSLPRTDSSGRKPVVEVDPHMSIEQAFARRDLTINALGINAKTGELVDPFNGLQDVQNNILRSPNISFFAQDPLRFFRVMQFIARFEMQPDEELNALCKKMDISKVSRERIEQEFNKMLLRSKRPSLGIRWLKDIGRLQEILPELYATISVQQKQPYHPEGDVFEHSMQALDAAARIACNTEYEKLILLYAAMCHDLGKSKVSKIVDGNICSHGHAQVGAPLANKMLKRIACNKTLIDTVVKLVKLHMEPLGFIKSNAKKPAYKRLARKLSPDANIALLAKLFLADKQGRNPKSSMPLECEFDEVNTFTQKAEQAHVLSLPELPLLTGKDFLDVIKPCPDLGKVVKKAYELQLDGITDKDVLKKETLSFFDFNK from the coding sequence ATGAAGTTTAATAAAAATATAAAAATTATTCAAAAAGATTTAGAACTTATCTATGCTAAATATCCTAAATTAACCCCTATTTTAAATGCAATAGATGCTGCCGGTGGTACCGCATATTTTGTTGGTGGAATGGTAAGAGATCTTTTATTGCAAAGGCCGGTAAAAGATGTTGATATTGAAATTCACGGATTGAGTTCAAAGCAAGTTGAACAGGTATTACAACAGTTCGGTGTAGTTGATTTAGTGGGTAAATCATTTGGAGTATTTAAACTGTATGGTGTTGATGTTGATTGGTCATTGCCACGTACTGATAGTTCAGGGCGCAAACCGGTTGTAGAGGTTGATCCTCATATGTCTATTGAGCAAGCATTTGCACGGCGTGATTTGACGATTAATGCATTGGGGATTAATGCAAAAACCGGAGAATTGGTTGATCCATTTAATGGTTTGCAAGATGTACAAAATAATATATTGCGTTCACCAAACATATCTTTTTTTGCACAAGATCCATTGCGTTTTTTTCGTGTGATGCAATTTATAGCACGTTTTGAAATGCAACCGGATGAAGAGCTCAATGCACTATGCAAAAAAATGGATATTTCAAAAGTTTCTCGCGAACGTATTGAACAAGAGTTTAATAAAATGTTATTACGTTCAAAAAGACCATCCTTAGGTATTCGTTGGTTAAAAGATATTGGACGATTGCAAGAGATATTACCCGAACTTTATGCAACTATTAGCGTACAACAAAAACAGCCATATCACCCTGAAGGCGATGTGTTTGAGCATAGTATGCAAGCACTTGATGCTGCAGCGCGCATTGCATGTAATACTGAATACGAAAAACTTATATTATTGTATGCAGCGATGTGCCATGATCTGGGCAAGTCTAAAGTATCAAAAATTGTTGATGGTAATATATGCAGTCATGGACATGCCCAAGTTGGTGCGCCCTTGGCAAATAAGATGTTAAAACGCATTGCGTGTAACAAAACATTAATTGATACAGTAGTAAAGTTGGTGAAGTTACATATGGAGCCGTTAGGCTTTATCAAAAGTAATGCAAAAAAACCGGCGTATAAACGTTTGGCAAGGAAATTGTCGCCTGATGCAAATATTGCTTTATTGGCGAAACTTTTTTTAGCTGATAAACAGGGCAGAAATCCCAAAAGTTCCATGCCGCTTGAATGTGAGTTTGATGAAGTTAATACTTTTACACAAAAAGCAGAACAGGCACATGTATTGTCGTTACCCGAGTTACCATTATTAACAGGTAAAGATTTTCTTGATGTTATCAAGCCCTGTCCGGATCTTGGAAAAGTTGTTAAAAAAGCATATGAATTACAATTAGATGGTATCACTGATAAAGATGTTTTGAAAAAAGAAACTTTGTCTTTTTTTGATTTTAATAAATAA